Within the Nasonia vitripennis strain AsymCx chromosome 1 unlocalized genomic scaffold, Nvit_psr_1.1 chr1_random0013, whole genome shotgun sequence genome, the region CATTAAAACGTCTATTTTACCAGTGCTTTCACAAAGGTACACTCGGTGATAGTGGACTCTCAAAGAACGTTTTCGTAATCAAGCTCCTTATTGGTTAAATTTTTGGAATCGGACAATCTGATTGGAGGAttttaaaactgatttttgaaaatcaccTTCTGCCGagtgtatataaatattagtaaGAAAATACCTGTAGATGATTGAATTTTTTGCTTGCTGGTTATCACATATGAATGACTAAATCAGTAAAATACACAAACAGCAAAAATGataattaacaatttatttgCAATGCGCGGAAGAAAGACAATGACACCAAAAACAGTTTGTTTATCATGAAGTAGGttaaattttctaccagtggaAAGATGTATGTACATTCGAATGATCTTAATTCgaatttaagaaaattattgaaaaatattaataagaAAATGAACAAATTTAATAGAGTTACTTATAACTTAATAATATATAGTGATAAAGAGTAATATGTCATAACTTTATTCCTTATTACTTGATAAAAGATATTAAATGATATtacgttttaataaaaatgtatgtacataattacctgcagaaaaaaaaattcaatcataTCTTGAATGTGTTAgtttcgtttttatttttgtagcttattttatcaatatattaaGGTATAAAGAAGTGCacgttaattaatattgtcGTAATAATTTACATTGAATCCTTTAGTTACTAATTGCTGGCGTGCGTTTCTTATATTCATGCagtaaaatagatttaatgggattttatatattaattaaaaagaaaacaatgaataagtattttagttttgcgaACGTAGGGTATTGACTCCATTAGTCGTTCGCCTACAATTGACTTCAATAGTCGTTCGCCTGAAATTGACTCCATTAGTCGTTCGCGTGTATGGTATATTAACTTCATTTAATGTAATGATTTATATTATTCTCTATTTAGTCATAAGAAGTGTTTCAGTTTTGCGTACGTAGGGTATTGATTCGATTGGTCGTTCACCTGCAATTGACTTCATTAGTCGTTCGCCTGTATACGGCATTGACTCCATTAGTCGTTAGCGTGTATAGAATATTAACttcattttatataaaaattgatattatacTCTATTTAGTCATAAGAAGTGTTTCAGTTTTGCGAACGCAGGGTATTGACTCCGTTAGTCGTTCGCCTGCAATTGACTTCATTAGTCGTTCGTCTGCATACGGCATTGACTCCATTAGTCGTTAGCGTGTATAGAATATTAACttcattttatataataatttatattattctcTATTTAGTCATAAGAAGTGTTTCAGTTTTGCGAACGTAGGGTATTGACTCCATTAGTCGTTCGCCTGCAATTGACTTCTTTAGTCGTTCGTCTGCATATGGCATTGACATCATTAATTGTTCGCGTGTATGGTATATTAACTTCATTTAATGTAATGATTTATATTATTCTCTATTTAGTCATAAGAAGTGTTTCAGTTTTGCATACGTAGGGTATTGATTCGATTAGTCGTTCGCCTGCAATTGACTTCATTAGTCGTTCATCTGCATACGGCATTGACTCCATTAGTCGTTAGCGTGTATAGAATATTAACTTCATTTAATGTGATGATTATATCATTCTCTATTTAGtcataaaaagtattttagttttgcgtACGTAGGGTACGTAGGGTATTGACTCGATTAGTCGTTTGCCTGCAATTGACTTCATTAGTCGTTTGCTTGTATACGGCATTGACTCCATTAGTCGTTAGCGTGGATAGAATATTAACTTcatttcatataataatttatattattctcTATTTAGTCATAAGAAGTGTTTCAGTTTCGCGAACGTAGGGTATTGACTCCATTAGTCTCCCGCGTACATACAGCTTTGACTCCATTAGTTACTAATCACTTTTaaataaacttaaaatttCTTATGAAACAGTAAAATTATCAGAAAGATAATTGTATTAAACTAACTTTTACTAAcggataaaaatatataaataatgaaatatagtaagttaattcattttttgacaacagtaaatttattgtaaaaagtGATGACAATTACGTGGGAGTCTAAAATCTTGAAATACGAAGCCACTTCAGTACAAAATGCCATGTTAATTAGCATAATATTTGTTTACAAAATTTAGATAACTTCAAGAAAATATACAGTGAATTCgttaatatataaaatcattgtatataaaaaaatacgtccTAATTTGTtccatttttctctttttacaaTTTGCAGGAATGACGTAAtagtatttaattaatttttcggtATATCTTGATTATTGATAtcctgaagaaaaaaatttgtataataatattaaaaattagttttaaaCGTATTTATGTATGTTTTATATGAGTAGTTTACCtcattgataaatatttcaGAACCATTTAAAAGATCAATAAGATCTAATGGAACgtcattaataattttaatttggtTTTTGTTATGTACTTTTAATAAGAAACTGTTtcctaaaaataaacacataataattagttaaataaaaaaaatataaatactgaAATGTTGATATAACTGTGTGCATACCATTTTCCTGTAAATCACCAACTACTTCAATTTCTACTCccaatttaaaatttagttcTTCATCTTTagatttcaataataaaatatccaatttatttttttattcgtaaTCGATCCGAAATATTCATTTGAGTTATTTTGATTATGTAGAACAAATTCATTGTAGATGTATCCTGTAAGTCCtataaagaatttttaaacatattaAAGAATGATTAAGAATAGAGatctttatttaaaatataattattgaaaCATTTTAAGGGGATGTCAAAGCTTAAAATCACTGGTTTTCTACTCTAtatatctttttaaataagcctgtaataaaaaataaaactagaGCGCTATAGTATTAAATATAGTGAATCATTCTCccgaaagaaaatgtcaatctgacttttagtttttttagaaGTCGTAAAATACTAAATATCCTGTGGCGGATTTAGAAACTTTTGCTCCGACGTCcctttaagaaatatttttaaaatacatatttttactTACTCACGCGACCTTTCTTTGTTGGAATTTCATCAAATTTAATATGTAAAATTGGAGAATCTCTCCACTTGAATTCTCCAAAAGATGTGATTGtagaaaatgtttgtaaattaatttcaaaaggAACATTACCCTTAGTAAACTTCTTTTCAGGTACAACTGAAGCATTAcgaattaatattttctgaaaataattaaataatatttaattaatttgttataattttcttttaacatATACAATACTAAATAACTTACTTCATCGACTTTTAATTTTGTCTCAAagagatcaataatttcaTTAAACATATTACACTGAATTAGAGAACCATCAGTGTTATTcaagatacatttttttatcttaaattCAGCATTTGTTGATTTGTTTACGTAAGTTTTAACGTCAGTGACTTCTTCAACATAAGCTACCAACGTTCTGCGATATAAAAAAGTAGATTTTAGATACAATTAAATTTTGGtaataacctcaaaaaataaaaattgtttattaaataaaaataaagtgttAAAGGCgtataatcaaaaaataaaagaagtaAAAGTAGTCAAAgtgtaaaaaaagtaaataaaaatgtttcataCGCAGATTTATCaccaattttaaattttgaatttaaaaattctgtGGTTGTGAAAGGTATGTCTTTCCTTTTTCTCAAAACGTTTGTACTTTCCATATCATCACTCTTCCTTTTTGACATTTTGCActaataatttaaaactattaaaaacttattataaaactgtaaaattatcagaaataaaattgtataaaatatacttttacaaaaatatgctATCTAGCAGAAGatagtttttgaaaaaaagtgaaaaatgttcatacatatatatgatGTAAATAATCAACTATAGGAGtcaatattttaatcaataGCAAAATTCAGGTTGTAACAACacagaaattttaataaatagcAACAAATTCATGTTATTCGCAAAGGCATCAAATTAATGAATATCATTTGGAAATAATGCGTTTTTTAGtataaattttagtaaatatttgacaaaaatagatattttgtattatatatatttttatggaataatttttttcatggagtaatatatatatagttttcaGTTTTACGAACATGGGGTATTGACTTTATCAGTCGTTCGCATGAATAGATTATTGACTCTATTGGTCATTCGCATATATAGGGTATTGACTTCGTTAGTCATTCGCGTGTATGCTATTTGTAACTATCTTCAGTATTTTGATTTACCcgaaatacaaatttttttttttcgtcatgggaaaatttagtattgctaaattttagtatttatataaatttcgggattaattaaataaatttagatACAAAAAATGGAGCAAAAGTaagtgtatacatatacaaaatatatattataaatgtatataataatttgattttttttagtaacTTAAATTCTATCAAATGCCAGTATTGTAATGTGTCTTTTACAAACGAAGAATCTTTAATCAATCATCAAAAAAAACACCAACAGCAATTTTCGGAATGCATTATATGTCACATCATTATTAAAAACAGAAGGCATTTAGAAAGACACAAAAAGGAACACATTATTGACAAAATTAAACAGTGTAATTTATGTACTAAAAGTTTTAAGAGACAGACACACTTGAATCGACATTTATTATCTCACTATAAagatagtaataaaaaaatttgcacTGTATGTGGAAAAGGTTTCTCGAGGAAAGATGTATTAATGAGACACATTAATAAAATCCATAAAAACacctaatatttttgtaataaattactTGGTAGAGAATTTAACATATTATGgcgatatttatataaaatacgtATTATACGAAGGTTGTACGACTCCATTAGTCGTTTGTGTATATAAGGTATTGACTCTATTAGTCGTTACCCTAGGCCGGACCGGTGTTCCGTTCTGTTCCATGTATCTAATAATTGTATACGTATGTTTGACCTTTCGCCCCTCTATATACTGACTATGTCTGTGCTATAAACGCGCCAACTTTTGAACAAGCTgaataaataaacaagagTGCCTTTAGAGTTACTGTTTGAGATTATTTAAATAGTTTTGGCTAACCTTagatatatataaatatatttgctgCTAACCTGATAGAAATTAGATTAAAAAGTTCAGTAATTTAAGAATCAAGAAGTGAATTTCGTCTTCTAATAAACGTGACCATAACATCTATACTATAAACCCTGGTGAATTGTTGAAGATTTTTGAGGCAGTTTATTTACCATAATCCGAGCAGTTTTACAATCATCGGCTTCCTTTTTGCGGTTCACATGTATAAcccttttatttttacatgtTTAACCTTTAAACTTTTTCATAATTCTTATAGgttaatgtattatttttagataaaCAATGGAGTATGAATGTATATCGTGTGATAGGAaattcacgaaaaaaagtcagCTTTTTATTCACTATGCTAttcattcgaaaaagaaagagtTTATCTGCgatgtttgtaaaaaagagTTTACTCAGAAAGGAAATCTAAATGTTCATTTAAAATcacatcaaaaaataaaaaagtacatTTGCGATATTTGTCACAATGGATTTGTAA harbors:
- the LOC107981323 gene encoding zinc finger protein 600-like, with the protein product MEQNNLNSIKCQYCNVSFTNEESLINHQKKHQQQFSECIICHIIIKNRRHLERHKKEHIIDKIKQCNLCTKSFKRQTHLNRHLLSHYKDSNKKICTVCGKGFSRKDVLMRHINKIHKNT